The region ATTTTGTGAGTATTATCGCTCAAGGTGGTAATATGGGCGTGTTAGTGAGTGCTTTATCTGATGTGATGACAGATGATTGGCTGACGAGTATGCTCACTATTTTTGCTAACCTAGCTGTTGCTTCTTCTTTTTTAGGTGTGACCTTAGGTTTGTTCGATTACCTTGCTGATCTCTTTGGTTTTGATGAATCACGTTTAGGACGTTTAAAAACGGCGACTGTGACCTTTTTACCTCCAACAATTTTAGGGCTACTTTTTCCAAATGGTTTTTTGATAGCGATTGGTTTTGCCGCTCTGGCTGCCACGGTTTGGACAGCCATTGTTCCTGCAATGATGGCCTATAAAGTGAGGAAGCTATTTCCAAATGCAACAAGCTTTAAAGTACCCGGTGGTAATGTGGTGATAGTTATTGTCCTCTTGTTTGGTCTTGTTACTGGTGCATGTCATTTGTTAGCTATGGCAGATTTACTTCCAGTATACGGTTAATATAACATTCTAATGAATGCCTTCTTTCACGGAGGCTTTTTATCGAGATGGTTTGATCAGTTTGTCTCGATACTGCTGTGGAGTGCATTTTCGAAGCCGTTTAAAAGCGCGACTAAAACTGTGATGGTTTGCATAGCCAAGCAGCTTAGCTATCTCTACTATTTCCTTGCCATCTAACATATATTCAATCGCTTGATTACTAAGAATATAATTACACATACTAGAGAAAGTAAATCCTTGTCTCTGTAAGTGTCGTTGTAATTTTTGCTCTGAAATACCAATCAGTTGTGCTATCCCCTTAACGGTCGGCAGGTTGTAAAAACGAGAGTAGTTTATCATTTCGAATAATATTTTAGGGGCGTCATGTGGTTGAGGCATGTTGAGGTATTTTTCAAATTGAGATCTTGGCATCGTAATTGTGGCATTGAACGTTTTTTCTTGGACGATTGTTTGAATCATGTGGTCGACATCGAACCATATTTCAGTTTGTGGCGCATTCCAAATGACAGAGCAACCAAACAGATCTGACACCTGTTGATGACCGATGGCTGAACCACTGATATGGACCCTAATTGGCTGGTATTCATTGCCTAGAAAGTGGCGCAGAGTATTAAGTAACATGATAGCGACTCTAAGTGAATCATGGCTTTTTTGGTGTGTAAACAGGAAGGGATTTTTATAACACCATTTCATTATTTTTGCTGACTGACTTACATAATAGCTCGCACCAGAATGCAGGCTGACAATACCATAGTTTATTTTGCGTATGGTCATGGCTAAATTAGGCGTGGCAAGTGGATCTATGCCATTAATTCCTAATAGATCGAAATTAAGATACTGATTAAGTTTGACCATGTAGCAAGGACATTGACTTATGTCAGCAAGTTGAGTTAACCATTGGCCGACTTGACTGAACGGGATAAGTGCCATTGGTTCCTGAATCAGGGCATCTGGGATGTGAAGTTCTCGGTAACTGATGCCGAAGACATGTTCCATTCCATCAAATAAAGGCTTTAAATAACAGACGCGAATAAATGAGGTGTTAAATATCATGGCGGATGTCTGATCTTGGATAGGTAAAGGCTTATTTAATCATAATGGGTTCAAAATTGATATGATTAGACCTTTTGTCTTGCCCCATTTTTGATGCAGGTCAGACTGTATTTTTGATATTCATTTAAAGGCTGTTTTGTATGAGTTTATTCGGAATGCCGTTTGTCGGTACAGGTGCCGACACAGCCCTTCATGTTATAGCATTTGTCGGTATGGTTGGGACAATTTGTGCTATTGCGGTGGGTTTTTGGAAAATTCATGAACTTCCTATCAATAAAGCTCATGAAAAAGAACACAGCCAGGTAGGGTTAATTACCGTGCTTACCTGGATTGGATTTGTTTGGCATTGGGTGTGGGTATTGGCTGTTTTTGTTGCGTTTGTCGATGGTGAAAAAGCATTAACAAAAGTGAGAGATATTTGGCATGAAACTCCTACCGATGTCGAGTTGCAGACGGTGAATGAGCAGCCATTAGAGAAAGAGGTATCGAACCATGCTTGAAGGATTAGCGGTTTGGTCGTTGTTTATTTACTTACTTCGCTTCGCAGGCATGCCATGGAACAAGTTTTCCAAAGCTTTTGCTTATATAGGCGGTGGTAGCTGGCTCCTATTTGTCTGGGTAGGTTTACTTAATTATACGCCCATGGATCTTTCTGGGGGATCATTAGTGCAGTCACCCCATATTCAGCTACGTCCTGAGTCGACTCAAATTCAAGGTGCTGTTAAGCGTATTTATGTTAAACCTAACCAGCGGGTTGAGAAAGGTCAGTTAGTGTATGAGTTGGATGATGAGCCTTACCTCATATCGTTAAATAAGGCCAAAGTTGATGTAAGATCGGCGCGTGTCGCATTAAAGCTAGCGAATGAAGATGTGCTGTTTATGGTAAAGCAATATCAGAGTGTGCTAGCTGATACTAAGATAACTCATAGCCAAGTATTAGCGGCGCAGAAAGATTTGAGTTGGAAAGAGAAAACACTGGCTCGTTATATTGAGCAAAATAAGGGTGTCCCAAATACGATAACTCAAAGTCAGTTAGATGAGCAGGAAACCGTGATAGTGTTAGCTAAATCTCAGCTTAATAGTTATCTTTCAAGTGTTGAAAAGGCTAAGCTTGAAGAGCACAAAGCTAATCTTGATATCGATAAGTCTCACCTTGTCGTTGAGAGTCGGCAGTCAGATTTAGAGAGAGAAATTGAAAATTTAGCAATGGCT is a window of Shewanella sp. VB17 DNA encoding:
- a CDS encoding AraC family transcriptional regulator, whose amino-acid sequence is MIFNTSFIRVCYLKPLFDGMEHVFGISYRELHIPDALIQEPMALIPFSQVGQWLTQLADISQCPCYMVKLNQYLNFDLLGINGIDPLATPNLAMTIRKINYGIVSLHSGASYYVSQSAKIMKWCYKNPFLFTHQKSHDSLRVAIMLLNTLRHFLGNEYQPIRVHISGSAIGHQQVSDLFGCSVIWNAPQTEIWFDVDHMIQTIVQEKTFNATITMPRSQFEKYLNMPQPHDAPKILFEMINYSRFYNLPTVKGIAQLIGISEQKLQRHLQRQGFTFSSMCNYILSNQAIEYMLDGKEIVEIAKLLGYANHHSFSRAFKRLRKCTPQQYRDKLIKPSR
- a CDS encoding MFS transporter, with product MSLFGMPFVGTGADTALHVIAFVGMVGTICAIAVGFWKIHELPINKAHEKEHSQVGLITVLTWIGFVWHWVWVLAVFVAFVDGEKALTKVRDIWHETPTDVELQTVNEQPLEKEVSNHA
- a CDS encoding HlyD family secretion protein; the protein is MLEGLAVWSLFIYLLRFAGMPWNKFSKAFAYIGGGSWLLFVWVGLLNYTPMDLSGGSLVQSPHIQLRPESTQIQGAVKRIYVKPNQRVEKGQLVYELDDEPYLISLNKAKVDVRSARVALKLANEDVLFMVKQYQSVLADTKITHSQVLAAQKDLSWKEKTLARYIEQNKGVPNTITQSQLDEQETVIVLAKSQLNSYLSSVEKAKLEEHKANLDIDKSHLVVESRQSDLEREIENLAMAQWELDSTKIYAPTEGYLTNFIMREGQFVGRIPRIQMYTDEKYVLMRVNHQAIRHVKVGQSAEFASAVYPGKVFRAHVEGIIEATGEAQGSLFAKDDNVRQTTGQNMSNKHHFVRLQLEESGDYDLPVGAVGLAWISTDKPTALLGFLDVVRGIIIRMKSQIYYFYSL